The Hemibagrus wyckioides isolate EC202008001 linkage group LG15, SWU_Hwy_1.0, whole genome shotgun sequence genome window below encodes:
- the plagl2 gene encoding zinc finger protein PLAGL2, giving the protein MAAAAADAPHHITTLTLEDEDRRAAPKVFGGPAQVRTESEKEKETGKEESGNECLVCGTLFSSQDKLQIHTFSHTGEKPFHCSQPHCHKAFSSKYKLYRHMATHSPQKTHQCSFCEKMFHRKDHLKNHLQTHDPNKEAFKCEECGKHYNTKLGYKRHVAMHSATAGDLTCKVCLQSYESTPALLDHLKSHSGKSSGGTKEKKHPCDHCDRRFYTRKDVRRHMVVHTGRKDFLCQYCAQRFGRKDHLTRHVKKSHSQELLKIKTEPPDMLALLGSGSPTCAVKEELSPMMCSMGPNKDSMMTKPFRSGTPFPMGMYNQHHLQAMSSPGMGHHHSLVPGSLSAAMGMGCSMEPPSALHHHHPHHHHHHHHTHHPSPPPPPHQQQTPLQPQPQQQHSQPPKYQLGSTSYLLDKPLKVEMESYLMDLQSGLPVPPPPSADPHSAASPNKDGLEPPPGLTDELCGDPLLSKSPAVIAESLCAANMDFSHLLGFFPLNLPPYSTPMSSGGLVMGYSTSTASSSSSSSSASSHAAESHAATATASVPLTSLQPQPQEQPGSSGGLGLGPLHPLPPVFSSSLSTTTLPRFHQAFQ; this is encoded by the exons ATGGCAGCAGCTGCCGCCGATGCCCCACACCACATAACCACACTGACGCTGGAGGACGAGGATAGACGAGCTGCCCCCAAAGTGTTTGGAGGTCCAGCTCAAGTGaggacagagagtgagaaagagaaggagacagGGAAGGAGGAAAGCGGCAAcgagtgtttggtgtgtggcACCCTCTTCAGCTCCCAGGATAAGCTTCAAATCCACACATTCAGTCACACAGGGGAGAAACCTTTCCACTGTTCCCAGCCCCACTGCCACAAGGCCTTCAGCTCCAAATATAAGCTCTACAG GCATATGGCCACACACTCCCCACAGAAGACCCACCAGTGTTCATTCTGTGAAAAGATGTTCCACCGTAAAGAtcacctgaaaaatcacctgcAGACCCATGACCCCAACAAGGAAGCTTTCAAGTGTGAGGAGTGTGGCAAGCACTATAACACGAAGCTCGGCTACAAGCGCCACGTGGCCATGCACTCTGCCACAGCAGGAGACCTGACCTGCAAGGTATGTTTGCAGAGCTACGAGAGCACTCCTGCTCTCTTGGATCACCTCAAGAGCCATTCCGGCAAGTCTTCAGGTGGCACCAAGGAGAAAAAACACCCCTGCGATCACTGTGACCGTCGCTTCTACACGCGCAAGGATGTTCGCCGACACATGGTAGTTCACACGGGTCGCAAAGATTTCCTGTGCCAGTACTGTGCCCAGCGCTTCGGAAGAAAGGACCACCTCACAAGACACGTGAAGAAGAGCCACTCACAGGAGCTGCTGAAGATCAAGACAGAGCCACCAGATATGCTGGCTCTGCTCGGTTCCGGCTCTCCAACTTGTGCTGTGAAGGAAGAGCTCAGTCCTATGATGTGTAGCATGGGTCCCAACAAGGACTCCATGATGACCAAACCTTTCCGCAGTGGCACCCCGTTCCCCATGGGCATGTACAACCAACACCACCTACAGGCCATGTCCAGCCCAGGAATGGGCCACCATCACTCCTTGGTTCCTGGGTCACTGTCTGCTGCTATGGGTATGGGTTGCTCCATGGAGCCTCCTTCGGCCttacatcaccatcatccacatcaccaccaccaccaccaccacacacaccacccctctCCTCCACCCCCACCACACCAACAACAGACTCCACTGCAACCTCAGCCCCAGCAGCAGCATTCCCAACCTCCCAAGTACCAGCTTGGATCTACCTCATACTTACTAGATAAGCCCCTAAAGGTGGAGATGGAGAGTTACCTGATGGATCTGCAGAGTGGCTTGCCAGTCCCTCCGCCACCTTCAGCTGATCCCCATTCAGCTGCCTCGCCTAATAAAGATGGCCTGGAGCCTCCACCTGGCTTAACAGATGAGCTGTGTGGGGATCCCCTCCTATCTAAAAGCCCTGCCGTCATTGCTGAATCTCTGTGTGCTGCTAACATGGACTTCTCCCATTTACTGGGCTTCTTTCCGCTAAACCTGCCGCCCTATAGCACTCCCATGAGTTCGGGAGGCCTGGTGATGGGCTACTCCACCTCCACtgcctcctcttcttcctcgtcGTCGTCAGCATCCTCACATGCTGCCGAGTCTCATGCTGCCACAGCAACCGCCTCAGTGCCTCTTACCTCTTTGCAACCTCAACCTCAGGAGCAACCGGGCTCCAGTGGAGGTCTTGGCCTCGGGCCCCTGCATCCACTCCCTCCAGTGTTTAGCTCCAGCCTTAGCACGACCACCTTGCCTCGCTTCCATCAGGCCTTTCAATGA